The Scleropages formosus chromosome 11, fSclFor1.1, whole genome shotgun sequence genome window below encodes:
- the mex3b gene encoding RNA-binding protein MEX3B: MPSSLFADMERSGGGGHGHGHGHGHAGDTLDEQRALQIALDQLSLLGLDADDSAPYDGEPRKKSVNMTECVPVPSSEHVAEIVGRQGCKIKALRAKTNTYIKTPVRGEEPVFVVTGRREDVAMARREIISAAEHFSMIRASRNKNSSANGSGTVPGPPNLPGQTTIQVRVPYRVVGLVVGPKGATIKRIQQQTHTYIVTPSRDKEPVFEVTGMPENVDRAREEIEAHIAMRTGGLIELTDENDFHANGTDVGFDLHGHGSLWSKPTSSMTPTSGRKPFSNYRNDSSSSLGSASTDSYFGNNGSSRLADYSPPSPALSYTASNNGNNNNNNNGNINVNANGSGFVYGSDVISPDCTDLTFESSSGFDPTPAPPGLMWSQFDRSVASANGSTSAIFPANASSNANGMIVNQRRANGVGGPSQPRLSPPLHHVGGGAEHPLARRVRSDPGGGTLSFPGYPGAGISNGIACLAGSHLPGGASHSSASSSSSSSSSSSSGTSRKGSRDCSVCFESEVIAALVPCGHNLFCMECANRICERSEPKCPVCHAAVTQAIRIFS, from the exons ATGCCGAGTTCGCTGTTCGCCGACATGGAgcgcagcggcggcggcggccacGGTCACGGCCACGGCCACGGCCACGCGGGCGACACACTGGACGAGCAGAGAGCGCTGCAGATCGCGCTggaccagctgtccctgctcGGCCTGGACGCCGATGACAGCGCGCCCTACGACGGCGAGCCCAGGAAGAAGAGCGTCAACATGACCGAGTGCGTGCCCGTGCCCAGCTCCGAGCATGTGGCCGAGATCGTGGGCAGGCAAG GTTGTAAAATCAAAGCCCTCCGGGCAAAGACCAACACCTACATCAAGACCCCGGTACGAGGGGAGGAACCGGTCTTTGTTGTGACAGGCAGGAGAGAAGATGTAGCCATGGCCAGGAGGGAGATCATCTCTGCGGCGGAGCACTTCTCCATGATCCGAGCTTCAAGGAACAAGAACAGCAGTGCAAATGGGAGTGGCACTGTCCCCGGGCCGCCCAACCTCCCAGGCCAGACCACCATCCAGGTTCGGGTCCCCTACAGGGTGGTGGGCCTGGTGGTGGGGCCCAAGGGGGCCACCATCAAGCGCATCCAGCAGCAGACGCACACCTACATCGTCACCCCGAGCCGGGACAAAGAGCCTGTCTTTGAAGTGACGGGCATGCCTGAGAACGTGGACCGCGCCAGGGAGGAGATAGAAGCACACATCGCCATGCGCACCGGGGGGCTCATCGAGCTGACCGACGAGAACGACTTCCACGCCAATGGCACCGACGTTGGCTTCGACCTGCACGGCCACGGCAGCCTGTGGAGCAAGCCTACCTCCAGCATGACCCCCACCTCCGGGCGCAAGCCTTTCTCCAACTACCGCAACGACAGCTCCAGCTCGCTGGGCAGCGCCTCGACAGACTCCTACTTCGGGAACAACGGCAGCTCGCGGCTGGCCGACTACAGCCCCCCGAGCCCCGCGCTCAGTTACACTGCCTCCAACAacggcaacaacaacaacaacaacaacggcaACATCAACGTGAACGCCAACGGCAGTGGATTTGTCTATGGAAGTGATGTGATTTCTCCTGATTGCACTGACTTAACCTTTGAGTCCTCGTCGGGGTTCGACCCCACGCCTGCCCCGCCAGGCCTGATGTGGTCACAGTTTGACCGCAGCGTGGCCTCTGCCAATGGCTCCACCTCTGCCATCTTTCCTGCCAACGCTTCCTCTAATGCCAATGGGATGATTGTGAACCAGAGGAGGGCCAACGGGGTTGGCGGCCCGTCCCAGCCTAGGCTCTCGCCGCCTCTGCACCATGTCGGCGGGGGTGCCGAGCACCCCTTGGCCCGCAGAGTGCGCAGCGACCCTGGGGGCGGCACCCTCAGCTTCCCCGGGTACCCCGGCGCCGGGATCTCGAACGGGATCGCTTGCCTCGCCGGCTCACACCTGCCTGGGGGGGCGTCGCACTCCTCGGcctcgtcctcctccagctcctcgtcCAGCTCCTCCTCGGGGACCAGCAGGAAGGGCAGCAGGGACTGCTCCGTGTGCTTCGAGAGCGAGGTCATCGCGGCGCTCGTTCCCTGCGGACACAACCTCTTTTGTATGGAGTGCGCCAACCGCATCTGCGAGCGGAGCGAACCCAAATGCCCAGTGTGTCACGCTGCAGTTACTCAGGCCATACgtatattttcataa